The genomic interval AGATCGTCAGTTCCGGAATCAAGAATGAATTCCCGCGGACGCTGCTCGACTGGTTCGATCGGCTCAATCGCTGGCTGTATGCGCCATATTCGCCGCTGAACTGGTTCACCAAACGGCGTCGCATGCGGGTCAGCCCGCGACGACCGTCGCCGGCCAGCCACGGCGAGCGCCTGGTCAATGGAGCTGGCATGGGCTTCGTGCGATTCAATTCCGCCGGCCAGCCCACCGAAATCCGCGAACTCGGTGCCGACGATCACGACGTGACGTTTGACGAAACCGACGAGATCGAAACCTGACCGGCGACAGGGAACGCGTTTGCACCGGGGATGTCTTCACACCGGGCGGCCGATGCGATCGCCCGTGTGCATATTTCAACGGAGACAGACATGAGCTCGATCCTCTTTCCCGGCGTCCGCACGGCGATCGTCATGGGGCTCATCGGGGCGGCTGCGCCGGTTCACGCAGCCGATAGCGGGGATTCGGGTCTGGCCGCGCTGGATGCCAACGACGATCATGTAATCAGTCGCCAGGAGGCGGCCAATGGTCAGGTGGCCGCGTTCCGGTCGATCGACGCCGATGGCAACGGCGTGCTCGATCGTGGCGAACTCGCCGCCAGCCGTCCGAGCACGGCCGAGGCCGATGATCGCGCCGTTCGCCGTGCCCGCCAGGCCGCGCTGGACCGATGGTTTGCCAATCTCGATGCCGACGACAGCGGCGATATCTCGCTGGCCGAGTACCAGGCGGCGATGACGCCGTATTTCGACCGCCTGGACGACAACGGCGATGGCGTCATCGACGGCGCCGAACTGCGTGAGGCGTACGGCGAGCCGGACGCCTCGGCCGCGAAGTCGCGCTAGCGGCCCGTCCACGGGCGGCGGTCACCGTCCGTGGACGGGCCGTACATTCAGGCAATACTCGGCGCAGGCGTTTCGCTCGGCCGAAGATTCAGATAGGTCGCCGATCGGCCGTCGAAACGGCGTAGCTCGACCAAGATACCGCGCGCATGGCCCCATCGACGAACCGGTGGATATCCTCGCGGATATCCGGATCGATGAAGCGGGACTGGCTCGCGTCGATGATCAAATCGCCGCCTTCGGGTACGCCGCTCAGATAGCGCCGCAGTTCGTTGCGGTTGAGAAACGACACTTCGGTGTTCAACCGCGGCAGGGCATGTTGCCCGCTCCGGGTGAAGCGCAGCGCCGAACCATAGTTGGCACGTACCAGGAAATAGGTCGCGCAGACCAGCCCGATGAGTACGCCCTGTAACAGATCGGTCGCCAGAATCGCGCCGATCGTCACGATGAATGGCAGGAACCGCTGTCGGCCGAGCCGGTACTGGGCCGCGACCAGTGCCGGCCTGGTCAGCTTGTAGCCGGTGAACAGCAGCACTGCCGCGAGGCTGGCCTATGGTATCCACTCCAGCGCAAAGGCGGCGAACGCGACACTGGCCGTTAGCAGCACGCCACGCAAGAAGCTCGACAGTCGCGTACGACCGCCGGCCTGGACGTTGGCCGAGCTGCGCACGATCACGGCCGTCATCGGCAGGCCGCTGACCATATTGCCGATGCCCTGGGCGCCCAGTTCCCGGTGTGCGGGCATGGTCCGTCCGAGTGGATCCATAGCATCGACGGCCTCCACGCTGAGCAGCGTTTCTAGATTGGAGATCAGGGCGATCGTCGCCGCCACCCGGTAGTTCTCTGGCTGATTCCAGTGACTCCTACCCGGCAGGCGCAAGGCCTGTACGAGAGAGCCCGGGCCGTCCAGGTCCGACAGGGCAATATGCTGTTTGGCGGTCAATGCAAGGCCAGTGTCGGCGCCAGAGGCGAGCGCGCTGACGGCCATACCCAGACCGACGAGGACCAGCGGAGCTGGCACGGCGCGTAACGAAAGCGCTCTCGTAGGCGGCGAGAATCGCCACGCCGATGACGGTCAGCGCGACCGCTAGTGGCGAGATTGCGGCGGCCAGACTGGGCGGATCGAGCAGACTGGCATCGTTGTCTGCGGCATGCCCGAGCGCCAGTGGAATCTGGCTGCCGATCAGCAGCAGGCCGATAGCAGTCAGCATGCCCTTGATGACACCGCTGGGTATGAAGGCGCCGATGCCGCCAAGCCTGAGCAGGCCAAACGCCAGCTGAGCAAGCGCCGGCGATCACGGTCGCGAACAGCGGGCCGCCATAGCCGAACTGGTCGATCGCACCGAGCACGATCACCGTCAGCCCCGCGGCCGGACCGCTCACGCTTGGCTGGGAGCCGCTGGCAACGGATACGGCCGGCCCGCCGACCATGCCGGCAATCAGGCCGAAACAGGGGGCGCGCCGGGGGCGATCGCGATGCCAAGGCATAGAGGAATCGCCACCAAGAACACCACCATGCCGGCGCGCAGATCGCGGCCCAGATAACGCGTATCGAGCAAGGGTTTGGTTGAGAACATCAATAATCTCGCAGCCGGGCCGCAGCGGGCCCATGGTAAGTACGTCAGAAACGTTGATTCAGGCGGCGACGGCCACGGGCGTGCGCACGTCGTCGGCGTGCTCGCAAACGGTTTCGAGCAGGCCGGACACGGTGGTATCGATCAGGCCATGCAGCCGGGGCGGCGACGCGGCCTCGCGAATGACGGATAGCGCTGCGAGCGCCTCTGCCTGGGCCATGACGTTCAGTTGCACCAGACGATCGATACGAGCGGTAAAGGGTTCGATACTTGCCAGTTCCCCGCGATGGGCGTCGTAGAGCGCACGCAGGGGCGTGATATGCGCATCGACAGGCCTCAGCGCGGTCGGCTCGCATGCACAGGCGGCCGCCACGCCGCCACA from Salinisphaera sp. T31B1 carries:
- a CDS encoding SulP family inorganic anion transporter: MPAPLVLVGLGMAVSALASGADTGLALTAKQHIALSDLDGPGSLVQALRLPGRSHWNQPENYRVAATIALISNLETLLSVEAVDAMDPLGRTMPAHRELGAQGIGNMVSGLPMTAVIVRSSANVQAGGRTRLSSFLRGVLLTASVAFAAFALEWIP
- a CDS encoding EF-hand domain-containing protein, producing MSSILFPGVRTAIVMGLIGAAAPVHAADSGDSGLAALDANDDHVISRQEAANGQVAAFRSIDADGNGVLDRGELAASRPSTAEADDRAVRRARQAALDRWFANLDADDSGDISLAEYQAAMTPYFDRLDDNGDGVIDGAELREAYGEPDASAAKSR